From uncultured Roseateles sp., the proteins below share one genomic window:
- a CDS encoding MFS transporter: MVESNQPRQFGTVAALGTAQTLAWASSYYLPAMLAAPMARELGVSTPTVFAAFSAALVVSALLGPHAGKTIDRLGGRPVLMGTSVIFALGLTALGLAQGVVSLFAAWLFMGVAMGSGLYEAAFAALVRLYGRESRNAITGITLIAGFASTVGWPLTTVLETHFGWRGACFAWGALHLLAGLPLNWRLPRVAALEPPAPPAAGQAPQPEQHPHGSRKAVVLLAFVFAATWFTSTAMAAHLPRLLQAGGASLAAAVAVGALVGPAQVAGRLLEFGFLRRVHPLLSARLAALMHPVGATLLTLFGAPVAVVFALLHGAGNGVLTIAKGTLPLVLFGPQGYGQRQGLIAVPARMTQAMAPWLFGICLDRWGAQALWLTAALGLLAFGALLLMPKAPPQAG; this comes from the coding sequence GTGGTTGAGTCAAACCAACCCAGGCAGTTCGGCACCGTGGCCGCCCTGGGCACGGCACAGACACTGGCCTGGGCCTCCTCCTACTACCTGCCCGCCATGCTGGCCGCGCCGATGGCCCGTGAGCTGGGTGTCAGCACGCCCACGGTATTCGCGGCCTTCTCGGCAGCGCTGGTCGTCTCTGCCCTGCTCGGCCCCCATGCCGGCAAGACCATAGACCGGTTGGGCGGGCGCCCGGTGCTGATGGGCACCAGCGTGATCTTCGCGCTGGGCCTGACGGCGCTGGGCCTGGCGCAGGGCGTGGTCAGCCTGTTCGCGGCCTGGTTGTTCATGGGTGTTGCCATGGGCAGCGGCCTGTACGAGGCCGCTTTCGCAGCGCTGGTGCGTCTGTATGGCCGCGAGTCGAGAAACGCGATCACCGGCATCACCTTGATCGCCGGCTTTGCAAGCACGGTGGGCTGGCCGCTCACCACGGTGCTGGAGACTCATTTCGGCTGGCGTGGCGCCTGTTTTGCCTGGGGCGCCCTGCACCTGCTCGCGGGCCTGCCACTGAACTGGCGCCTGCCGAGGGTTGCCGCACTGGAGCCGCCAGCGCCGCCGGCGGCCGGCCAGGCGCCGCAGCCCGAGCAGCACCCCCACGGCTCACGCAAGGCCGTGGTGCTGCTGGCCTTTGTGTTTGCCGCCACCTGGTTCACCAGCACCGCCATGGCGGCCCATCTGCCACGGCTGCTGCAAGCCGGTGGCGCCAGCCTGGCTGCAGCGGTGGCCGTCGGTGCGCTGGTCGGGCCGGCCCAGGTGGCGGGCCGGCTGCTGGAGTTCGGCTTTCTGCGCCGCGTCCACCCGCTGCTGTCGGCCCGGTTGGCGGCCTTGATGCATCCGGTAGGCGCGACCTTGCTGACACTGTTTGGCGCGCCGGTGGCTGTGGTGTTTGCGCTGCTGCATGGTGCGGGCAACGGGGTGCTGACGATCGCCAAGGGCACCCTGCCCCTGGTGCTGTTCGGTCCGCAGGGCTATGGCCAGCGCCAGGGGCTGATTGCGGTGCCGGCGCGCATGACACAGGCCATGGCGCCCTGGCTGTTCGGCATCTGTCTCGATCGCTGGGGCGCGCAGGCTTTATGGCTCACGGCCGCGCTGGGTTTGCTGGCCTTTGGCGCGCTGCTGCTGATGCCGAAGGCGCCGCCCCAGGCGGGCTGA
- a CDS encoding NAD(P)-binding domain-containing protein, whose amino-acid sequence MSLNTEPPSILDDTLPVAVLGAGPVGLAAVARLIERQLPFVVLEAGSQVGASLSDYGHVRLFSPWQYNVDHGMAALLASTGWTAPPPAELPLAGEIVRRVLVPFAALPQVAPSLRLNTRVESVTREGFDKVRSAGREQTPFVIRAVQDGRAIEIRARAVIDATGTWGKPNPLGAGGLPAIGEREAAAQIFYGIPDVSGAHRSRYAGKRTLVVGAGHSAANALLALADLAGHAPDTRLVWAVRSPALTRVFGGGSADALPARGALGSSLRRLRDTGALAFVSGLRITELRRQADGRLSVIGLNAQREALVLDDIDEIICATGQRPDLAMVGELRLKLDPLLESTEALGPLIDPNLHSCGTVRPHGHRELAHPEPGFYTLGVKSYGRAPTFLMATGFEQARSVVAALAGDLEAADRVELELPETGVCSVSTAAETSPGGSCCGPVPVQQLAIAVTPQPSRCCG is encoded by the coding sequence ATGTCGCTGAATACCGAACCTCCCTCCATCTTGGACGACACGCTGCCGGTGGCCGTGCTCGGCGCCGGGCCTGTGGGCCTCGCCGCGGTGGCCCGGCTGATCGAGCGTCAGCTGCCCTTCGTGGTGCTGGAGGCGGGCAGCCAGGTCGGCGCCAGCCTCAGCGACTACGGCCATGTGCGGCTGTTCTCACCCTGGCAGTACAACGTGGATCACGGCATGGCCGCGCTGCTGGCCTCTACCGGCTGGACGGCGCCGCCACCGGCCGAGCTGCCGCTGGCCGGCGAGATCGTCAGGCGGGTGCTGGTGCCGTTTGCCGCCCTGCCCCAGGTGGCGCCGTCGCTGCGGCTCAACACCCGGGTCGAATCGGTCACACGGGAGGGCTTCGACAAGGTCAGGAGTGCCGGCCGCGAGCAGACGCCATTCGTGATCCGCGCGGTGCAGGATGGCCGTGCCATCGAGATCCGCGCCCGCGCCGTGATCGATGCGACGGGCACCTGGGGCAAACCCAATCCGCTGGGCGCCGGCGGCCTGCCGGCGATAGGCGAACGCGAAGCGGCCGCCCAGATCTTCTATGGCATTCCCGATGTGTCGGGTGCGCATCGCAGCCGCTACGCAGGCAAGCGCACGCTGGTGGTCGGCGCGGGCCATTCGGCGGCCAATGCGCTGCTGGCGCTGGCCGACCTGGCGGGGCATGCGCCTGACACCCGCCTGGTCTGGGCCGTGCGTTCACCGGCCCTCACCCGTGTGTTCGGCGGTGGCAGCGCGGACGCCCTGCCCGCCCGTGGCGCGCTGGGCAGTTCGCTGCGCCGGCTGCGCGACACCGGAGCGCTGGCGTTCGTCAGCGGTCTGCGCATCACCGAGCTGCGCCGCCAGGCCGATGGCCGCCTGAGCGTCATCGGCCTGAATGCGCAGCGTGAAGCCCTGGTGCTGGACGACATCGATGAAATCATCTGCGCCACCGGCCAGCGCCCCGACTTGGCCATGGTCGGCGAGCTGCGGCTCAAGCTTGACCCGCTGCTCGAATCCACCGAGGCGCTGGGGCCGCTGATAGACCCGAACCTGCACAGCTGCGGCACGGTGCGCCCGCATGGCCACCGCGAGCTGGCGCACCCCGAGCCGGGCTTCTACACGCTGGGTGTGAAGAGCTATGGCCGGGCGCCGACCTTTCTGATGGCCACTGGTTTCGAGCAGGCGCGATCGGTGGTAGCTGCGCTGGCCGGCGACCTGGAGGCCGCCGACCGGGTGGAGCTGGAGCTGCCGGAGACGGGGGTGTGCAGCGTCAGCACTGCGGCCGAGACCAGCCCGGGCGGCAGTTGCTGCGGGCCGGTGCCGGTGCAGCAGCTGGCCATCGCCGTGACCCCTCAACCCTCGCGCTGCTGTGGTTGA